The sequence CGAGGAGCAGATTCCAAACCGCTGGGAACTGAAAGGCCCAGTTTACTCCCAGGTAGCACGGTCGGGAGACCGCGCTACAACAGGGTCCTTCACTGCTGGACAAGCCAGCAGTGGCACCCGATTGTCAGCCGTCAACCGGCGACGTGCTCTTCAAGCCATTTCAAATAGGCCGGGTTGCCGGCGACGACGGGGACAGCCAGAATCTCCGGGACGGAATACGTGTGAATCTGCCGGATGGCATGCTCGACGGCCGCGTAGCGATCACTGGTGGTTTTGATCCAACATTGCCATTCCTCGGCCATTTCCGTTTTTCCCTCCCAGCGATAAATGCTCGTGATCGGCCCGATGATCTGCACGCAAGCAGCCAGCCGCCCATCGACGAGCGTCCGGCCAATCCGTTCGGCCAGGTCCTTGCCGTCGGTCGTCGTCACGATCTGAACCACCTCGGCCATCGCAGGCTCCTTTTGCTCTAAACGAGAGTGTAGCAGTAGGAAGGGACGAGAGGCGAGGGATGAGTTATTATTGTGTGCGGCCAAATGTTCCTTCGTCATTAGGCATTCGTCATTGGTTCCAGCCGTGTGTGGCCGATTTACATTGCGAACGCCGCCGCAGGTTTTGATGCGGCAGTTTGCGCTGGAGACCCAGCCGGCGCTTTTTCCGCGCTACAACATCGCCCCGTCGCAGCCTGTGGCGGTGGTTCGGCAGACGGCCGAGGGAAAGCGCGAGTTGGTCAAGCTCCGCTGGGGGTTGGTGCCGAGTTGGGCGAAGGATGTGTCGGTCGGCAATCAACTGATCAACGCCCGCTCCGAGACCGCCGCCACGAAGCCGGCTTTCCGCGCGGCGATGCGGCAGCGGCGCTGCCTCGTGCCGACGGACGGCTTTTACGAATGGAAAAAAGTCGGCCGCCAGAAGCAGCCATATTTCATCCGCCGCGCCGACGACAAGCCATTTGCTTTCGCCGGGCTGTGGGAGAGGTGGAGCGATGCGGAAGGACGGCCGCTCGAGACCTGCACGATCCTGACGACCGACGCCAACGAATTGCTGCGCCCGTTGCACGATCGGATGCCGGTGATCGTCGAGCCGGCCGACTATTCCACTTGGCTCGACCCCGCCCAGACCGACTCAGATCGGTTCCGCCCGCTCTTCGCGTCGCTCACTTCCGAGCAGCTTATCTCGTCACCGGTATCGACTCACGTCAACAGCCCGGCGAACGACGATGAAGCGTGCCTCGCTGCGGCGGAAGGCGATAAGCCGCTGTTTGATTGAGGGCCGTTTATGCCGCCTTGCGCTCCGCCGGCGGTTCTTGAGCGGCCAGCTTAGAGCCGATCCCCGAACCGTCCGCGGAGAGGGGGACAGTCCCCTTTTGCTGCCGACCATCTGGCGATGGTGCCCGCTCCGCAAAAGGGGACAGTCCCCGACGATTCTCGAGCGGCTGGTCGAAGTTCACGAGGTCGCGAATAGCGTAGGGGTGTCTGCCCTGCGATTCGTAGTACGTGCGCACACCGAGTTCGCCGAGCATGCCCAGCACGAAGAATTGCAGGCCGACGAAGCCGGCGAATACCGTAAGCAGCAATAGCGGGTTGCGGCTCATGTGGAAGCCGTCGAACCACATGACCAATGTCGACAGCCCGGCGACGAGCCCGACCAGGCCTGATGCCAGGCCGAGCATCCCGAACAGCTTCATCGGGCTGCTCAGATACTGCGTCATGTATTTGACGGTCACGAGATCGAGGACCACGCGGAGTGTGCGCGAGAGGCCGTATTTCGACGCGCCGAATTGTCGCGGGTGGTGCCGCGTGACCACCTCGGCGCAGCGCGCCCCGCGCCAGTGAGCGAGGATCGGGATGAAGCGGTGCATCTCACCGTAAAGTTGCAACTCGTGCGCAATTTCGCGGCGGATCACTTTGAGCGTGCAGCCGAGATCGTGGACCGGAAAGCCCGTGGACTTCGAGATCAGGCGATTGGCGATCGCCGACGGCAACCGGCGGCTCAAAAACTTGTCTTGCCGCTCCTTTCGCCAGCCATGCACCAGATCGTAGCCGTCGGCCAGCTTTTCGAGCATCATCGGGATATCGGCTGGGTCGTTTTGCAGATCGGCGTCGAGCGTGATGATCGCGTCGCCGGTGGCCAAATGAATGCCGGCGTTGATCGCGGCGGTTTGGCCGAAGTTGCGGCGAAAGCGGGCGACTTTGACGCGCGCGTCTTGGGCGGCCATTTCGCTCAGCACGCGGCCCGAGCCGTCAGTCGAGCCATCGTCGACCAGCACGATCTCATAGGGTTGGCCGAGCGGGTCCATGACCCGCGTGATCGCTCGATAAAGACGCGGAAGGTTCTCGCGCTCGTTGTAGACAGGTACGACGACCGATAGGCTCATGCCGGCGATTTTCGCGCGCAGCGCCGGCGAGATTTCGATCGTCGCGCTGTCGGCGATCGCGATTGACTCGGGACTAGCGTCTAGAGCGTTTTCCGTCGGTCCCACCGAATCCTCGACGGCGGTTGCGCGGAAGGGGACAGTCCCCTTTTTCTCCGCCGACCATCGCGGCGATGGTGCCCGCGAAAAAGGGGACAGTCCCCGGCGGTTCTCGAAGCTGAACAGGTACGCCATTCCGCCGACGAGCCCGCCGGCCACGGTGACCAGGAACCAAAGTATCCCCAGCGTGATCCCCATTCCTTGGCCGACTCCGTAGGAGGCGAGCATCCAGACCAGCCCTCCTTCGCGCACGCCGACTCCGCTGACGCTCACCGGCAACAGTGTCAGCAAAGCGACGACCGGCACGGCGACGAAGTAGGCGACCAGCGGAACGTGCAAACCCATCGCCCGGCCGATTTCCACCACGACCAGCACGTTGAGCAATTGCACGGCCAGCCCCCACCCGATCGCGCGGCGGAAGACCTCCGGC comes from Pirellulales bacterium and encodes:
- the cutA gene encoding divalent-cation tolerance protein CutA, with amino-acid sequence MAEVVQIVTTTDGKDLAERIGRTLVDGRLAACVQIIGPITSIYRWEGKTEMAEEWQCWIKTTSDRYAAVEHAIRQIHTYSVPEILAVPVVAGNPAYLKWLEEHVAG
- a CDS encoding SOS response-associated peptidase, with translation MCGRFTLRTPPQVLMRQFALETQPALFPRYNIAPSQPVAVVRQTAEGKRELVKLRWGLVPSWAKDVSVGNQLINARSETAATKPAFRAAMRQRRCLVPTDGFYEWKKVGRQKQPYFIRRADDKPFAFAGLWERWSDAEGRPLETCTILTTDANELLRPLHDRMPVIVEPADYSTWLDPAQTDSDRFRPLFASLTSEQLISSPVSTHVNSPANDDEACLAAAEGDKPLFD
- a CDS encoding lysylphosphatidylglycerol synthase domain-containing protein, whose protein sequence is MTTPLPESNRGRRWTFWLRAAAGLGLVGFLAAKTDWRPVAKAIEGMRWEHWLAGVAIYLGSQVVSAWRWGALARPLGFEFPQRRFTQLYFEGMFFSLCLPSSIGGDVVKAYRLAPTAAGRVLAACTVLADRATGLVGLFVIGLTALAARSFDLALVPALAVGAALLIAALASVSLGLAILNGFVRLLRPEGRLSQLFVKLLPYHARPEVFRRAIGWGLAVQLLNVLVVVEIGRAMGLHVPLVAYFVAVPVVALLTLLPVSVSGVGVREGGLVWMLASYGVGQGMGITLGILWFLVTVAGGLVGGMAYLFSFENRRGLSPFSRAPSPRWSAEKKGTVPFRATAVEDSVGPTENALDASPESIAIADSATIEISPALRAKIAGMSLSVVVPVYNERENLPRLYRAITRVMDPLGQPYEIVLVDDGSTDGSGRVLSEMAAQDARVKVARFRRNFGQTAAINAGIHLATGDAIITLDADLQNDPADIPMMLEKLADGYDLVHGWRKERQDKFLSRRLPSAIANRLISKSTGFPVHDLGCTLKVIRREIAHELQLYGEMHRFIPILAHWRGARCAEVVTRHHPRQFGASKYGLSRTLRVVLDLVTVKYMTQYLSSPMKLFGMLGLASGLVGLVAGLSTLVMWFDGFHMSRNPLLLLTVFAGFVGLQFFVLGMLGELGVRTYYESQGRHPYAIRDLVNFDQPLENRRGLSPFAERAPSPDGRQQKGTVPLSADGSGIGSKLAAQEPPAERKAA